In one Candidatus Nitronereus thalassa genomic region, the following are encoded:
- a CDS encoding CTP synthase, producing the protein MNKFIFVTGGVVSSLGKGLSSAAIGHLLESRGLKISFLKLDPYINVDPGTMNPFQHGEVYVTDDGAETDLDLGHYERFTSLTLSQQNNCTTGRIYDTVIKKERRGDYLGGTVQVVPHITDEIKQTILNVAHGTDVVIVEIGGTVGDIESLPFLEAIRQMPFDVGRENVLYIHVTLVPYIETAGELKTKPTQHSVNKLREIGIQPHILLCRTDRFLAPSMKDKIALFCNVDKDAVITAKDVESIYEVPIVFRKEGLDELIVRSLRLEAGPPSLRAWDAMVQKLKRPTHEVTISMVGKYMGSKESYKSLSEALVHGGLPNDTGVNIQWIESEDVERNGPDQYLSETDGILIPGGFGLRGIEGKVETIRYGREKGIPFLGLCLGMQCAVIEYARSILGLDRANSSEFEPHNPYPVIDLLPEQRTVEEKGGSMRLGAYPCHLVEGTLAHRIYGSTEISERHRHRYEFNNDFREKLTARGLIISGTSPDGRLVEIIELKHHPWFLGTQFHPEYHSRPHQPHPVFAAFIEAALKRKFGR; encoded by the coding sequence ATGAATAAGTTTATTTTTGTGACGGGAGGAGTGGTTTCATCCTTGGGGAAAGGTTTATCTTCGGCTGCCATTGGCCATTTACTTGAAAGCCGTGGACTGAAAATCTCCTTTCTCAAGCTGGACCCCTATATCAATGTGGATCCTGGCACGATGAATCCATTCCAGCATGGGGAGGTGTATGTCACCGACGACGGCGCGGAAACCGACCTCGACCTGGGTCATTATGAGCGATTTACCTCCTTGACCCTTTCCCAACAAAATAACTGTACGACCGGGCGTATCTATGACACCGTCATTAAAAAGGAGCGACGGGGGGACTATTTAGGCGGAACCGTCCAAGTGGTGCCTCATATTACCGATGAAATCAAGCAGACTATTTTAAATGTGGCTCATGGAACGGACGTGGTGATCGTTGAAATTGGGGGTACGGTTGGAGATATTGAAAGTCTTCCATTCTTAGAAGCGATCCGCCAAATGCCCTTTGATGTGGGACGTGAAAATGTCTTGTATATTCATGTCACGCTGGTCCCGTATATCGAAACAGCCGGGGAGTTGAAGACCAAGCCGACACAACATTCCGTCAATAAATTGCGAGAAATTGGTATTCAACCCCACATTCTTCTATGCCGAACCGACCGATTTTTGGCGCCATCGATGAAGGACAAAATTGCCCTATTTTGTAATGTGGACAAAGACGCCGTCATTACTGCAAAGGATGTGGAATCCATTTATGAAGTGCCCATTGTCTTTAGAAAAGAAGGGTTGGATGAGCTTATCGTGCGCTCCCTGCGTTTGGAGGCTGGACCGCCAAGCTTGCGTGCATGGGACGCCATGGTCCAAAAACTCAAGCGACCTACTCATGAAGTCACGATCAGCATGGTTGGCAAATATATGGGCTCCAAGGAGTCCTATAAAAGTCTTTCTGAGGCCTTGGTCCATGGCGGGCTCCCCAATGATACTGGGGTAAACATTCAGTGGATTGAGTCTGAGGATGTGGAACGGAACGGGCCCGACCAATATTTAAGTGAAACTGATGGCATTTTAATTCCCGGAGGGTTTGGTCTTCGAGGAATTGAGGGCAAAGTCGAAACTATCCGGTATGGTCGGGAAAAGGGTATTCCCTTTTTAGGGCTGTGTTTGGGCATGCAGTGCGCCGTTATCGAATATGCCCGTTCCATTTTGGGATTGGACAGAGCGAATAGTTCTGAGTTTGAACCCCATAACCCTTATCCGGTAATTGATCTACTTCCCGAACAGCGAACGGTAGAAGAAAAGGGAGGCTCAATGCGGTTGGGCGCCTATCCATGTCACCTGGTTGAAGGCACCCTGGCGCATAGGATTTATGGATCAACAGAGATTAGTGAGCGACATCGACATCGATATGAATTTAATAACGATTTTCGTGAAAAGTTGACGGCCAGGGGGCTCATCATCAGCGGCACTTCGCCAGATGGACGACTTGTGGAAATTATTGAACTGAAGCATCACCCTTGGTTTTTGGGCACGCAGTTTCATCCTGAATATCATTCACGGCCTCATCAACCGCATCCAGTATTTGCGGCATTTATCGAAGCAGCACTCAAACGAAAGTTTGGACGCTAG
- a CDS encoding inorganic pyrophosphatase, which yields MNNQELKMILDIISRVGKSHPWHGVPIGSDAPRVVTAYIEIVPDDTVKYELDKLTGHLKVDRPQRFSNVCPTLYGLVPRTYCGEKVAQRCMEKTGRTGIMGDADPLDICILSEKSITHGDILLEARPIGGLRMIDDQEADEKIIAVLKGDALYEYFQDIHECPTALVERLKHYFLTYKDCPGSEHRQCEIAEVYGRDEAHEVIRLSQEDYRQTYPKLETLIAHTVENS from the coding sequence ATGAACAATCAAGAACTGAAAATGATCTTGGATATCATCAGCCGTGTAGGTAAGTCGCATCCATGGCATGGGGTGCCTATTGGATCTGACGCTCCCCGAGTCGTTACGGCCTACATCGAAATTGTCCCGGATGATACCGTGAAGTATGAATTGGATAAATTAACTGGCCATCTGAAGGTCGATCGGCCGCAGCGTTTTTCCAATGTCTGCCCTACGTTATATGGGTTGGTTCCACGAACCTATTGTGGAGAGAAGGTGGCTCAGCGATGTATGGAAAAAACCGGACGCACGGGAATTATGGGGGATGCCGATCCTTTGGATATTTGTATTTTGTCAGAAAAGAGTATCACCCACGGAGATATTCTGCTGGAGGCTCGCCCCATTGGTGGACTTCGCATGATTGATGACCAAGAAGCGGACGAAAAAATTATCGCTGTCCTGAAGGGAGATGCCCTTTACGAGTATTTCCAAGATATTCATGAATGTCCAACGGCACTTGTCGAACGCCTCAAGCATTATTTCCTGACCTATAAAGATTGTCCTGGCAGTGAACACCGGCAATGCGAAATCGCGGAGGTGTATGGACGGGATGAGGCACATGAAGTGATTCGACTTAGCCAGGAAGACTATCGGCAGACGTATCCAAAGCTGGAAACTCTTATTGCTCATACGGTTGAAAATTCTTAA
- the kdsB gene encoding 3-deoxy-manno-octulosonate cytidylyltransferase, with amino-acid sequence MNKPSITIVIPARYESSRFPGKPLALLANKPIIQHVYEQAIRVAKVDQVIVATDDSRIQHAVEEFGGVAQMVTVPCRTGTDRVAEACRSLPAEIIINLQADEILLNPDILNDLIDPFLLAASPLGTLKRKIEGQEEFSNYGVVKVVTDKEGRALYFSRASIPHTRDQEMHGLITPFASIHLGVYIFQRATLLQFAELPTGKLEETEKLEQLRALEHGIPITVWETKQPSLRIDTPEDLIEANRSWDRLMVGSG; translated from the coding sequence ATGAATAAACCGTCTATCACCATTGTCATCCCAGCTCGTTATGAGTCTTCTCGGTTTCCTGGAAAGCCTCTTGCCCTGTTGGCGAATAAACCCATTATTCAACATGTGTATGAGCAGGCAATTCGCGTGGCAAAAGTCGACCAGGTGATTGTGGCCACCGATGACTCCCGCATCCAACATGCCGTCGAGGAATTCGGGGGAGTGGCTCAGATGGTGACTGTGCCATGTCGTACGGGAACCGATCGTGTGGCCGAGGCTTGTCGGTCACTACCAGCGGAAATCATCATCAATTTGCAGGCAGATGAGATATTACTGAACCCAGATATTTTGAATGATTTGATCGATCCTTTTCTTCTCGCTGCTTCACCCTTGGGCACATTGAAGAGGAAAATTGAAGGGCAGGAAGAATTTTCTAATTATGGCGTTGTGAAAGTCGTCACAGACAAAGAGGGGAGGGCTCTGTACTTTTCTCGAGCATCAATTCCGCATACTCGGGACCAGGAAATGCATGGTTTGATTACCCCCTTTGCCTCCATTCATCTAGGAGTGTATATTTTTCAACGAGCGACATTGTTGCAATTTGCCGAGCTGCCCACCGGGAAACTAGAAGAGACGGAAAAGCTTGAACAATTACGAGCACTTGAACACGGCATACCCATTACCGTTTGGGAAACGAAGCAACCCTCATTGCGAATCGATACTCCGGAGGATTTGATTGAAGCCAATCGATCCTGGGATCGCCTCATGGTCGGGTCAGGTTAG
- a CDS encoding TraR/DksA C4-type zinc finger protein has product MPPEITQIKQKLLQLHDELIKVEQSGNEAAQTVELDQSSVGRLSRMDALQGQAMAKETQQRRALQKQRIESALQRIDNNSFGFCIRCEDEIHTKRLEVDPTTLLCLECAKQQER; this is encoded by the coding sequence GTGCCACCCGAAATAACTCAGATCAAACAAAAATTACTCCAATTGCACGACGAGCTGATCAAGGTGGAGCAGTCGGGGAATGAAGCAGCTCAAACTGTAGAATTGGATCAATCATCAGTAGGTCGACTATCGCGAATGGACGCCCTCCAAGGCCAGGCCATGGCGAAGGAAACTCAGCAACGGAGAGCTCTGCAAAAACAACGCATTGAATCAGCGTTACAGCGTATCGACAATAATTCTTTCGGGTTTTGTATTCGATGTGAAGATGAAATACATACCAAACGACTGGAGGTTGATCCCACCACATTGTTATGCCTTGAATGTGCCAAACAGCAGGAACGATAA
- the lepA gene encoding translation elongation factor 4, whose translation MNNLSRIRNFSIIAHIDHGKSTLADRFLELTGAVTAREAREQILDDMDLERERGITIKAHAVTTTYKAHDGQTYQLNLIDTPGHVDFTYEVSRSLAACEGALLLVDATQGVEAQTIANAYLAINNDLTILPVINKIDLASADVEGVKQQIEDVLGLEKDDALLVSAKQGIGIDDVLNAVVVRIAPPKGDLTNPLKALIFDSWFDSYQGAVILVRIFEGMVEPGMRIQLMSNLRTFEVSEVGIFSPKRTKTQKLKAGEVGYVVAGMKDVSDTKIGDTLTDANRPTEHALPGYREVKPLVFCGLYTTDNSDYEDLRDSLEKLRLNDSSFIYEPETSLALGFGFRCGFLGLLHMEIIRERLHREYGLELISTAPTVIYRVKTLQGEVLNIDNPSKLPEPEQIETMEEPFIQATMMAPERYAGNIMALCQERRGTQVSMQYLDASRIMLVYQLPLNEMVLDFYDKLKSRTQGYASLDYELSDYRQSDLVKLDLLLNGENIDALSFITHREKAHHRGRQLAEKMKELIPKQMFEIAIQAAIGKRVIARETISAIKKNVTAKCYGGDITRKRKLWEKQKEGKKRMKQLGRVEVPQEAFLALLKVKDE comes from the coding sequence ATGAACAATCTCTCCCGTATTCGCAACTTTTCCATCATCGCTCATATCGATCACGGGAAATCCACCCTCGCCGATCGTTTTCTGGAACTGACTGGTGCCGTCACGGCACGGGAAGCCCGAGAGCAGATCCTAGATGACATGGATCTTGAACGGGAGCGAGGCATTACCATAAAAGCCCATGCTGTCACTACCACGTACAAGGCTCATGATGGACAGACCTACCAATTGAACCTCATTGATACCCCGGGACATGTCGACTTTACGTATGAAGTCTCACGAAGCCTGGCAGCCTGTGAAGGAGCGCTGCTGTTAGTGGATGCGACCCAAGGTGTTGAAGCCCAAACCATTGCCAATGCCTATTTGGCTATTAATAATGACCTCACGATCCTGCCAGTGATTAATAAAATTGATTTGGCGAGTGCGGATGTCGAAGGCGTCAAACAGCAAATCGAAGACGTATTAGGTCTCGAAAAAGATGATGCGCTGCTGGTCAGTGCCAAGCAGGGAATTGGTATTGATGATGTGTTAAATGCCGTGGTTGTGCGAATCGCCCCACCGAAGGGTGATTTAACCAATCCGCTCAAAGCTCTAATCTTCGATTCCTGGTTTGATAGTTATCAGGGAGCCGTAATCCTGGTAAGAATCTTTGAAGGCATGGTTGAACCCGGTATGAGGATTCAACTGATGTCCAACCTACGGACATTCGAGGTGTCTGAAGTTGGAATTTTTTCTCCAAAACGCACTAAAACCCAAAAGCTCAAAGCCGGGGAGGTTGGGTATGTCGTGGCGGGGATGAAAGATGTATCGGACACAAAAATTGGTGATACTCTGACCGACGCCAATCGGCCCACAGAACATGCGCTGCCTGGGTATCGAGAGGTCAAGCCCCTGGTGTTTTGTGGGTTGTATACCACGGATAATTCGGATTACGAAGATCTGCGTGATTCCCTTGAAAAGCTTCGCCTCAATGACTCTTCGTTTATCTATGAGCCGGAAACTTCATTAGCCCTGGGATTTGGTTTCCGTTGTGGTTTTCTCGGTTTACTTCATATGGAAATTATTCGGGAACGACTCCATCGCGAATATGGTCTTGAATTGATCAGTACGGCGCCGACTGTCATTTATCGAGTGAAAACTCTCCAAGGTGAGGTACTTAATATTGATAATCCCTCAAAATTGCCGGAACCGGAACAAATTGAAACCATGGAAGAGCCCTTTATTCAGGCCACCATGATGGCTCCAGAACGGTATGCGGGAAATATCATGGCCTTATGCCAAGAGCGTCGCGGTACACAGGTGAGTATGCAATATTTAGATGCTTCTCGAATTATGCTTGTGTACCAATTGCCACTCAATGAAATGGTGTTGGATTTTTACGATAAGCTAAAATCCCGCACTCAAGGCTATGCCTCTCTTGATTATGAACTGTCGGACTATCGACAATCGGATTTAGTCAAACTTGATTTATTGCTAAATGGTGAAAATATCGATGCCCTATCCTTTATTACCCATCGGGAAAAAGCCCACCACCGAGGCCGTCAGTTGGCCGAAAAAATGAAGGAACTGATCCCGAAGCAGATGTTTGAGATTGCAATCCAAGCGGCAATTGGCAAACGAGTCATTGCCCGAGAGACCATCTCTGCCATTAAAAAGAATGTGACGGCCAAATGTTATGGCGGCGATATTACCCGAAAACGGAAGTTGTGGGAAAAACAAAAGGAAGGCAAAAAACGTATGAAACAATTAGGGCGCGTCGAAGTGCCACAGGAGGCCTTTTTGGCCTTACTCAAGGTGAAAGATGAATAA
- a CDS encoding heme-binding beta-barrel domain-containing protein: protein MDVFQKPGTIDTEIVKNLGALAALAGTWEGDQGLDIAPTKNGQSETKFRERMTFEPIGPIVNGRQVLYGLRYATSVWPLREEKPFHEEVGYWLWDPNEQLVLRCFIVPRGIVVNAGGKADPEGKGFELLAEVGSETFGILSSPFLDQAFKTVRYKLKVMLQGDGQFSYFEDTQLVIHGRDGVFHHTDQNALTRLG, encoded by the coding sequence ATGGATGTATTTCAGAAGCCAGGCACCATCGATACTGAGATCGTCAAAAATTTAGGGGCACTCGCTGCTTTGGCAGGCACCTGGGAAGGTGATCAGGGGCTTGATATAGCCCCCACCAAAAACGGTCAGTCTGAGACTAAATTTCGTGAACGAATGACGTTTGAACCCATAGGACCAATCGTTAATGGACGCCAAGTACTGTATGGATTACGGTATGCGACGTCGGTCTGGCCATTACGAGAGGAAAAACCTTTTCACGAGGAAGTCGGTTATTGGCTATGGGACCCCAACGAACAACTGGTTCTTCGTTGTTTTATTGTGCCGCGCGGTATCGTGGTCAATGCAGGAGGCAAAGCGGACCCGGAGGGAAAAGGATTTGAATTGTTAGCGGAAGTCGGATCAGAAACCTTTGGCATCTTATCCAGTCCCTTTTTAGATCAAGCATTTAAAACCGTTAGATATAAACTTAAGGTCATGCTCCAGGGCGATGGGCAATTTAGCTATTTTGAAGATACCCAGCTAGTAATTCACGGTCGTGATGGGGTGTTCCATCACACTGACCAAAATGCATTAACACGTCTGGGATAA
- the rfaE1 gene encoding D-glycero-beta-D-manno-heptose-7-phosphate kinase: protein MKRNTSCLSAIPPNTLVPYLRRFSRGHVLVIGDLMLDHYIWGAVSRISPEAPVPIVHVERESLRLGGAANVYNNVLSLGGQAEVCGVIGDDETGKLLLKELGSQRRLPPGIVLDASRPTTRKARIVAHSQQVVRYDVEQRQDISQSIARRILKHVDTRLNAISCIVISDYAKGVITPSLMEHVGRLARSRNIPIIVDPKVDHFPFYAGVTVITPNHTEAQQAAGLSGHDHDAIHDIGHLLRQKLGCEAVLVTRGEQGMSLCESHGSSLHIPTMARQVYDVTGAGDTVVSTLALAMSVGASIQDASILANYAAGVVVGQVGTASITRAQLKEAIQHSHE, encoded by the coding sequence ATGAAACGAAACACCTCATGCCTGTCTGCTATTCCCCCCAACACTCTCGTTCCCTACCTTCGACGATTTTCTCGTGGTCATGTGTTGGTTATTGGGGATTTGATGCTCGATCATTATATTTGGGGCGCGGTAAGCAGGATTTCACCGGAGGCCCCGGTACCCATTGTTCACGTTGAACGAGAGTCTTTGCGCTTAGGCGGTGCGGCTAATGTGTATAACAATGTGTTGTCCTTGGGGGGGCAAGCAGAAGTTTGTGGGGTCATAGGAGATGATGAAACTGGAAAGCTCTTACTGAAGGAGCTTGGGTCCCAGCGACGTCTCCCACCTGGAATTGTTCTCGATGCCTCACGTCCAACCACGCGAAAGGCCAGAATTGTGGCTCATAGCCAACAAGTTGTTCGGTACGATGTGGAACAACGCCAAGATATATCTCAATCAATAGCCAGACGGATTCTCAAGCATGTAGACACACGACTTAACGCCATCTCCTGTATCGTGATTTCTGACTATGCTAAAGGGGTGATCACTCCATCCTTAATGGAACACGTAGGGCGATTGGCCAGAAGTCGAAACATTCCCATCATTGTTGATCCCAAAGTCGACCATTTTCCCTTCTATGCCGGGGTAACAGTCATTACTCCGAATCATACGGAAGCCCAGCAAGCCGCGGGATTATCTGGGCATGACCATGATGCCATTCATGACATTGGGCATTTGTTGCGTCAAAAGTTGGGCTGTGAAGCCGTCCTAGTTACCCGCGGGGAACAGGGGATGAGCCTCTGTGAAAGTCATGGTTCAAGCCTGCATATTCCGACGATGGCTCGCCAAGTTTATGATGTGACTGGTGCCGGAGATACCGTGGTGAGCACCCTGGCTTTGGCAATGAGCGTGGGGGCCTCCATTCAGGATGCCTCGATCTTGGCCAATTATGCAGCTGGGGTGGTGGTGGGACAGGTGGGCACCGCTTCAATAACTAGGGCTCAACTGAAAGAAGCCATTCAGCATTCCCATGAATAA
- the kdsA gene encoding 3-deoxy-8-phosphooctulonate synthase encodes MVQSIDLGGFQGGGSHPHFLIAGPCVIESEQLVLDTAFQIADIAKQVGFPCIFKSSYDKANRSSIHSFRGIGIAEGLSILKKVKEKVQIPVLTDVHSVGEATMAGEVVDILQIPAFLCRQTDLLIAAAKTGRVVNVKKGQFLSPWDMKNVVHKLEESGTKKIVLTERGASFGYNNLVVDMRSLPVMRGLGYPVVFDATHSVQLPGGSGTKSSGQREFIAPLARAAAAAGCDGFFMEVHPNPDAAMSDGPNMVPLHQLKELLQQLHQICQVAGKAENNIF; translated from the coding sequence ATGGTGCAATCAATTGACCTCGGCGGGTTTCAGGGAGGAGGCTCCCATCCTCACTTTCTCATTGCCGGACCTTGTGTGATTGAAAGCGAACAACTCGTTCTCGATACAGCTTTTCAGATTGCCGATATTGCTAAACAGGTCGGCTTTCCATGTATTTTTAAAAGTTCCTATGACAAGGCTAACCGGAGTTCCATTCATTCATTTCGAGGGATAGGGATTGCGGAAGGCTTATCCATTCTAAAGAAAGTTAAAGAAAAAGTTCAGATTCCAGTTTTGACGGATGTGCATAGTGTCGGTGAGGCGACAATGGCTGGGGAGGTGGTGGATATTCTGCAAATTCCTGCATTTTTATGTCGGCAAACAGATTTGCTTATTGCGGCAGCAAAAACCGGTCGGGTGGTCAATGTTAAAAAAGGCCAATTTTTATCGCCTTGGGATATGAAAAATGTTGTGCATAAGTTAGAAGAAAGTGGGACAAAGAAAATTGTCCTCACCGAACGTGGGGCCTCATTTGGGTATAACAACCTGGTGGTTGATATGCGCTCGCTTCCTGTGATGCGAGGACTTGGATACCCTGTGGTATTTGATGCCACCCACAGTGTCCAATTACCAGGAGGGAGTGGCACGAAATCCTCGGGACAGCGTGAATTTATTGCTCCCCTTGCTCGGGCTGCAGCTGCGGCTGGTTGTGATGGGTTTTTCATGGAAGTACACCCAAACCCCGATGCAGCCATGTCGGATGGACCAAACATGGTTCCGCTTCATCAGCTTAAAGAATTACTTCAACAGTTACATCAGATTTGTCAGGTTGCAGGGAAAGCCGAAAATAACATTTTCTAA
- the lepB gene encoding signal peptidase I, whose protein sequence is MEHNPKPLNTVEPSSSNQEASGSPGPPTEKRSAEALPKKSIWREYAEAIIIAMILAFTIRVFVVQAFKIPSGSMIPSLLIGDHILVNKMAYGIQLPQDCTFDISFPPMTCYSSELLFEFDKPERGDVIVFRYPEDEEKDFIKRIVGLPGDHIQIRNKIIYVNGNPLDDKAWTQRIDPGVIDGRITPRDNLDPLTVPPESYFVMGDNRDQSLDSRFWGYVKMHKIKGRAFLVYWSWKGQGSISEWVRWDRIGKIIN, encoded by the coding sequence ATGGAGCATAATCCAAAACCACTGAATACCGTGGAACCGTCGTCTTCGAACCAAGAGGCTTCAGGGTCACCTGGGCCGCCCACAGAAAAACGGAGCGCGGAGGCACTTCCCAAAAAATCCATCTGGCGGGAATATGCCGAAGCCATCATCATCGCCATGATTTTGGCCTTTACCATTCGAGTATTCGTTGTCCAAGCGTTTAAAATTCCTTCAGGGTCCATGATTCCGAGTCTGCTCATCGGGGATCATATTTTGGTCAATAAAATGGCTTACGGCATTCAATTGCCACAAGATTGTACATTCGACATTTCTTTTCCACCCATGACGTGCTATTCCTCAGAGTTGCTTTTTGAATTTGACAAACCCGAACGGGGAGATGTGATTGTGTTTCGATATCCCGAAGATGAGGAAAAGGACTTTATTAAGCGAATCGTGGGGTTACCAGGCGATCACATCCAAATTCGAAATAAAATCATCTATGTTAATGGAAATCCATTGGACGATAAGGCCTGGACCCAACGAATTGACCCTGGGGTAATTGACGGCCGTATCACGCCGCGTGACAATCTTGATCCTCTCACCGTTCCCCCTGAATCCTATTTCGTTATGGGGGATAACCGCGATCAAAGTTTGGATAGCCGGTTTTGGGGTTATGTGAAAATGCATAAAATCAAAGGCCGTGCTTTTTTGGTCTATTGGTCCTGGAAAGGCCAAGGCTCGATTTCCGAATGGGTTCGTTGGGATCGTATTGGCAAAATCATCAATTAA
- the bioA gene encoding adenosylmethionine--8-amino-7-oxononanoate transaminase — translation MAPKKSKKKDSSSPTLAQLSKWDRQYVWHPFTQMQEWEQEDPLIIEKARGVYLIDGHGNKYLDGTSSIWVNLHGHRHPLIDKAIRAQLQKVAHSTLLGQASPPSILLAKELIRIAPKGLTRVFYSDDGSTAVEVALKMAIQYWQQQTPPAKKKTKFVRLDLAYHGDTAGSMSVGGTTLFHKRFRPLLVDTLSVDAPYCYRCPLQLKYPSCQLACIDPLEKVLKTKHQEIVGVVIEPLVQAVAGMITQPQGYVTRVRELCTKYNVLMIADEVATGFGRTGKMFACDHENITPDLMAIAKGLTGGYLPLAATLTTEKIYQAFLGDYNEFKTFFHGHSYTGNALACVAALANLKVFHDAKTLANVKTQTRYFRQLIKPLADLPMVGNIRQCGMMVGIEFIQNKNTKTQMPLTDRIGHKIAMECRRRGLLIRPIGNIVILVPPLVTTKQELQQMLSILIDSCRQVSEDETRDLQLKKKG, via the coding sequence ATGGCACCAAAAAAATCTAAGAAAAAAGACAGTTCCTCCCCGACTCTGGCGCAATTGTCTAAGTGGGATCGGCAATATGTCTGGCATCCATTCACGCAAATGCAGGAATGGGAGCAAGAGGATCCCTTAATCATTGAAAAGGCTCGAGGCGTTTACTTAATTGATGGCCATGGGAATAAATACCTCGATGGCACATCCTCTATTTGGGTCAATCTTCATGGACATCGGCACCCTCTTATCGATAAAGCCATTCGGGCCCAATTGCAGAAGGTGGCACATAGCACGTTACTGGGGCAGGCCAGCCCGCCCTCTATTCTCCTTGCAAAAGAATTAATTCGCATTGCCCCCAAAGGACTGACGCGTGTGTTTTACTCTGACGATGGTTCCACTGCCGTTGAGGTCGCTCTCAAGATGGCCATCCAGTATTGGCAACAGCAGACCCCTCCCGCCAAGAAGAAGACCAAATTCGTTCGATTGGATTTGGCTTACCATGGAGATACCGCTGGGAGTATGAGTGTCGGGGGAACCACATTGTTTCACAAACGGTTTCGCCCCCTGCTGGTCGATACGCTTTCAGTTGATGCACCCTACTGTTATCGCTGTCCTCTACAATTGAAATACCCATCGTGCCAATTAGCTTGTATCGATCCATTAGAAAAAGTATTAAAAACCAAACACCAAGAAATCGTTGGTGTGGTCATTGAGCCTTTGGTTCAGGCCGTGGCCGGGATGATTACACAGCCCCAGGGTTATGTGACTCGAGTTCGTGAGTTATGTACAAAATATAATGTGCTAATGATCGCCGATGAAGTCGCTACAGGCTTTGGCCGGACCGGAAAAATGTTTGCTTGCGATCATGAAAACATCACGCCAGACCTCATGGCCATTGCCAAAGGTCTCACTGGTGGGTACCTTCCACTTGCGGCCACCTTGACGACCGAAAAAATCTATCAAGCCTTTCTAGGCGATTACAACGAGTTTAAAACCTTCTTCCATGGTCATTCATATACGGGCAATGCATTAGCCTGTGTCGCGGCCTTAGCCAACTTAAAAGTTTTTCATGATGCGAAAACCTTGGCCAACGTCAAAACACAAACTCGATATTTCCGACAACTCATTAAGCCCCTTGCAGATTTGCCTATGGTCGGAAACATTCGCCAATGTGGCATGATGGTCGGGATTGAATTCATCCAAAACAAAAACACCAAAACCCAAATGCCCCTAACAGACCGCATTGGCCATAAGATAGCGATGGAATGTCGGCGTCGTGGATTACTTATCAGGCCCATCGGGAATATTGTCATTCTGGTTCCTCCATTGGTCACGACCAAACAAGAGTTACAACAAATGCTAAGTATTCTCATCGACAGTTGCCGGCAAGTGAGTGAGGACGAAACTCGAGACTTGCAACTCAAAAAAAAGGGGTGA
- a CDS encoding PEP-CTERM sorting domain-containing protein, with the protein MTVSVPTGNEVPEPTTAVLLGTGVIAFIAARRFMKI; encoded by the coding sequence TTGACGGTTTCGGTTCCCACCGGAAACGAAGTACCTGAGCCTACGACGGCGGTGCTTCTAGGTACTGGTGTGATAGCCTTTATCGCTGCCAGACGATTCATGAAGATATAA